The Kosmotoga olearia TBF 19.5.1 sequence GAATCAGCCGAATCGGCCCTTTCGAGAGCAATTCTGAGTATATCCATTCCCAGGAGCCCATTTTTGTTTACCGGCTCTTTTGTGAAAACCGCTTCATTTCCTATCACGACATTTTTATCGTTCACCCCCATTTCTCCACCCCATATCCACGAAGGCTTTGAGAGAATGAGAGCGTTCGTTCTTTTGACCTGAGGAAGAGTGATATAAGTAGCGTCTATTTCCTTTTCTTCCGGGATTCGTGAAGGAAAGTATACGATGCTCTGGGGTTCATTTGGTTCCCGATCGCTGTTTTTAGCGAAGAAGAGGATTCCGCTGGTTAATTTTGGAGCTACTACAAGGGTATCGCACATACTTTCCCCTACCTTTTTGCGTTGTACCAGATAATACCGATAAATTCATGTATTCCTGAAAGATTTGCAGTTAAAGCGTCTCTACCTGGAAGGAAGTCAACCCAGCTCAAATCGGTATAGTCGTAAAGGTAATCCGTTGGATAAGGGATCACGTTCAATCCCTGTTCTTCAAAACTTTCCACGGATCGTTTCATATGTACAGCCGAAGTTACCAGAACTATCTTTTTCCATTTCTTTTCTTTACAGATTTCGGCAACTCGAACCGCATTCTCATTGGTATTCCTCGCTGAGTTTTCAACAATTACATCGTTTTCATCTATTCCCCAATTGAGCAGCGTGTTCAACATTACCTCACTTTCCGATAGTGAATCACGTCCCATGGGTGTTCCACCTGTAACAATGATTGGTTTACCTGTTGCTCTATGTATCTGAAAAGCTTTATAAAGCCTTTTGAGAGTATGATCACCTGGTTCGAGTTCATACGGAGCTATGATCATTCCCCCTCCCAGAACAACAATTGCTTCAGCTGTATCTAAAAGTGAGGCATTTGGTACCGAATATTCAGTTTCCAGAGGCTTTACGTAAAGGTAAGTACCTATACCGCTCATTAAGAGATACGAGAAGAGCCCGATAATAAGGATAGAAAATGACAACATTTTCTGGAGAGGAGAAATTGCCTTTTTAAGGCTGATCAGGCCAATTATGATAATTAAAACCATTATGATTCCTGGTGGAACGAGTATAGAACTGATCACTTTTTCAAGATAAAACATCTAAAACCCCCTATCTTCCACCTTTCAGGGCGAGAATGGAAAGAAGGTTATCGGTGATAAAGAAATCGCAGTGCTGTCTGACTTTGAGTGCTAATTCTGGATCGTTGATCGTCCAGAGGGCTATTTTTATTCCGTTGTTACGCAGTAGTCTTAAAAAGGCAAGACCGGTTTCCAGGCCAAACTCGTCGAATAACTGAACAGGCAAATGCAGCGAATAGGGTTTGTATCTATTGAGCAGTTCTTCGAGATAGCCAACAGGATCTTTTCCTTTTGCGTCTTCCCCTATTAGAAGCCCTATTTTGGCGTCTGGGGTGTTCGCTTTCACGTCCAGAAGGCATTCATGATGAAAGGAGGAGAAAATGGTTCTCTCTATGGCGTTGAAGCTGTTGACAAGAGGACCTACGAACTTAGCGGCGTCAGGATCTTTAATCTCCACATTCACAATAGCGTTGTTTGGCAGTTCAAGATAGAGTTTTTCCAGCGTTGTGAGTTTTTCATCAGATATGAGGCCAATTTTTTTGAGCTCTTTATAAGTGATCTCTTTGACCTTAGCGTCAACTCCGTAGAGTCGTTTTAAATCCTCGTCGTGTGCCAGAAGCAGAGATCCGTCTTTCGTTAACCATACATCAGTCTCTACTCCGTCTGCACCAATCTGTACTGCCCTGATCAAGGATAAAAGAGAGTTTTCATCGTTGCCTTCTCCCATGCCTCTGTGTCCTAGTACTTTAACCATCGTTTCTACCCCCTAAATCTAAATATGTTCTGCCGGAAGACCCTTTCTCCTGAATTATTTGATTTGCCTCTTTGATGATGCTATCGAGTTCTTCACTTTTTCCCTGTCTGTTGACTTCTTCCTCAAGTGTACCCCAGAGAACGTCTCCACAAACCATTAACTTTATACCTTTTTTCAGAAAAAAATCGATCAGGAAAGGATAACGATCAACTATCTCAGGAATAGGCATGTTTTTACTGATCATATCCGTCCTCCCAATGAAAGGATATTTGTCCTTTAGTGCTCTATACATTCGATTATAGCAGGTTAATAAATGCGTACATCTTTATGCTTCGTATTAGAAATTTTTTTCTTATGGTGTATAAAACATATACTTGTATTGTAAACTACAAATTTTTTTATTGCGATAGGGGGCAAAAATCTGTGGAGAGATTGCGAGAGCATCCTATCCTCAAAATCAAGAGGGGGCGCAAAATTCATTTCTTCTTCGAAGGAAAAGAATTCGAAGCATACGAAGGCGAGACCATTGCAGCGGCTCTTCACGCAAACGGTATAAGAGTGTTGAGAATCACCCCAAAGCGGCAACGCGCACAGGGCCTTTTTTGTGCCATAGGAAAATGCTCTTCCTGTCTTATGGAAGTTGATGGTGTTCCAAATGTTAGAACATGCATAACCCCGGTGCGCGAAGGAATGTCTGTCAGGCGTCAAAAAGGAAGAGGTGAGATTGTTGAACAGGATTGATGCTCTGGTAATTGGAGGAGGTCCTGCTGGTCTTGCCGCAGCCATAGAAATCGGCAAGAGTGGGTTAAAGGTATTGGTAGTTGATGAGGGAGTCAGACCCGGAGGACAATTGGTTAAGCAGACACACAAGTTTTTCGGCAACAAAGAATTCTATGCTTCCATCAGAGGATTCGAAATAGCGGAAAATCTCATTCAAGAACTGAAGAAGATGGACAATGTGAGGATCATGACTGAATCCACGGTTATCGGAATCTATGAAGATGGTGTTCCTGTGCTTCACAGGCCTCGTGACAAGACAATTCTCTATCATCCAAGAAGAATTCTAGTGGCAACCGGTGCGTCAGAAAAGTATCTTCAGTTCGATAACAACGATCTTCCTGGGGTTTATGGTGCTGGTGCGGTACAAACACTCATGAATCAGTTTGGGGTATTACCTGGAAAAAATGTTTTGATGATAGGTTCTGGAAATATTGGATTGATAGTTAGCTATCAATTAATTCAAGCAGGGGTCAATGTAAAGGCTATCGTAGAGGCAGCTGATAGGGTAGGAGGCTATCAGGTACACGCCGATAAGGTAATGAGACTGGGAATCCCCATTTTGCTCAGACATACTATCGTGAAGGCAATAGGGAAAAAGGAGGTTCAGGGTGCGGTAGTTGTACAGGTGGATGATCATTGGAAACCGATACCCGGTACAGAAAGAGAATTTGTTGTGGATACAATATGTGTGGCTGTTGGTTTGTTGCCTTCGGCAGAGCTCATAGCCCAGGCAGATGGAAAGCTGCAGTTTATACCTGAACTTGGAGGCTATGTTCCGGTAAGGGATGAAGATATGAGAACTACCGTTCAGCATGTCTTTGTTGCTGGTGATGCTGGTGGTATAGAAGAAGCAACAACGGCTATGATTGAGGGTCGGATAGCTGGATTGAATATTGTAAAAGACCTTAAAGGGAGTATAGATGAATCTTATCTGAATCACCTGAAATCCCAGCTCGAAGGGTTTAGAAGCGGTCCCACATCTGAAAAAGTGAGAAAGGGATTGCGAAAACTTGGTATCGAGTTCCATCCTGGTAGTTATGAAGTTAATCGGAATAGTGTTTCGAAGAATTATATTGGAAAGCTGAGGCCCATAATAGAGTGTTTCGAAGCTATTCCCTGTAATCCCTGTGAAACAAGCTGTCCTGTTGGTGCCATAACGATCGGTGAAAACATAAACAATGTACCTGTCGTCAATTACGATAAATGTACCGGCTGTGGAATTTGTGCTACCAAATGTCCCGGTCTCGCCATATTTATGCTTCAGGAGTTCCCCGAAAAAGGAAAAGCCATAATAGGCATACCTTACGAATTCCTCCCGATTCCCGAAAAAGGCGAAATGGTTGTTACCCTCCGAAAAGACGGTAGTGTTGCCGGAACAGGTGTTGTTCATAAAGTTATCAAAACACAGAACAGCACGACAGTCGTTTATGTGGAAATTCCCATCGAACATGCATCAGAGGTCAGGCATATTCATGTAGGTGAAAAAGAGGAAAATGCCTTTGTTTGCCGGTGTGAAGAGATAACTGTGAAGGAGATAGAGGAAGCTATCGAGGAAGGCTTTACAGACTTTGAGGAACTGAGAAGGCGCTTGAGGATAGCCATGGGACCCTGTGGGGGCAGGACGTGCCGTCTGAACGCACTCATGATACTTTCGAGAAAAACAGGTATTCCTGTTGAGAAACTTGATCCCGGTACATTTAGACCTCCAACGGTTCCAACGACTTTTAGAGCCATCGCACGGGAGCGTGAAGAAGATGAATGAAAGGGCATCCGTTGTGATAATAGGTGGCGGAATAATTGGAACCGCCATAGCTTTTTACCTGTGCAAGAACGGAATGAATGATGTAGTTGTTCTGGAGAAGAATTATCTTTCCTCAGGAGCTACGGGAAGATGCGGTGGGGGGATAAGGCAGCAGTGGAGTGAAAGGATGAATATACGCCTTGCAATGAGGAGCGTGAAGCTTTTTGAAAACTTTGAAGAAGACGTTGGCATGGATATAGAGTACTACCAGGGGGGATATTTGCTTCTCGCATACACAGATGAAGAGGTCGGTTTTTTCGAGAAAAATGTGAAAATGCAGCAGGAAGAAGGGCTTGATGTTCGCATACTGACGAAACAAGAAATAGAACGTATGTTCCCATTTATGAATTCAGAAGGTGTCAAATTGGCCACATACTGTCCCACAGACGGCCATGCCAACCCGCATTTAGCGACCTTTGCATATGCCAGAGCTGCCGAAAGGATGGGAGCAAAGATTTACACTCACACAGAAGCCACAGGTATCGATGTTGCTAACGGTCAAATAATCGGTGTTCAAACCAGTAAGAGTTATATTAAAACCTCCGTTGTCATAAATGCTGCAGGCGGTTATTCCAGAGAGGTCGGTTTGATGGCAGGTGTGGAATTGCCGACAGAATCTTACCGCCACCAGATATTCGTTACGGAACCTCTCGAACATATACTCGATCCGTTGGTTATAAGTTTCGAAAACAATTTTTATATCAGGCAGACAAAGTCCGGCAACTTCATCATGGGTCAGGGAGATAAGGATGAGCCACCAAGCCACAATCACAATCCGAGCTGGCGCTTTTTAAAGGAAATGACTCAGAAGATGCCAAAATTCTTTCCTTTTCTTGAGGACGTTAGGGTACTCAAGCATTGGGCTGGGTTGTACAACATGTCTCCAGATGCTCAACCCATAATAGATAAAGCGGACAACGTACAGGATTTCTATTTTGCCGTGGGTTTTAGCGGGCACGGTTTCATGCTGGCACCTGCCGTTGGGGAAGCCCTTGCGGAATGGATTGTTTACGGTAAACCGAAGAAAGTAGATATCTCAAATCTCAAAATAGATAGATTTGCAAAAGGTGTTTCAAGAGAAAAAAATGTTGTATAAGGAGGTATGAATATGCCAGAGGCCACAGATTACATTATTCTTCCACCCTTTAAGAATGAAGGGTACATCAACGTTTCTGATCCAGAGATCCAGCGGAAGATGAAAGAAGCTTTCGAAAAAATCGAAAAAGAGAGCAAGGAATACGACATAATTGTTGCAGGTAAAAGAATTAAAACCGATCGGAAGATACGCTCTATCAACCCTAGCAACCCTGAAGAGGTTGTTGGAATCGTTTCAAAGGCGGATAAAGAAATTGTCGATACGGCTATCGAAAAAGCGTGGAAGGTCTTTGAATACTGGAAAAATCTCCCGGTCGAAAAACGGGTGGAGCCGTTCCTTAGAGCCGCCAAAATAATGAGGGAAAGGCGCTTCGAACTCGATGCAACGATGATAATGGAGGTTGGGAAGAACTGGCTCGAAGCCGATGCGGATCTTGCCGAAGCGATTGATTTTCTCGAATTTTACGCTCGTGAAGCTGTCAGATATGCATCACCCCAACCGGTGGTAAGAATCCCAACCGAAAACAATGAATTGGTTTACATTCCTCTTGGCGTTGGTGCGGTAATTCCACCATGGAACTTCCCAGCAGCTATAATGGTTGGAATGACCACAGCAGCGGCTATAACAGGGAATTGTGTCATACTCAAGCCCGCGAGTGACTCTCCTGTAATAGCCGCAAAATTTGTTGAGATCCTTCATGAAGCTGGTCTACCCGAAGGAGTGGTCAATTACGTTCCGGGAAGTGGTGGAGAGATAGGTGATTATATCGTACAGCATCCGAAGATAAGGTTCATCTCCTTCACCGGCTCAAAAGAAGTGGGGTTGAGAATAAACGAGATCGCTGCGAAGCACCAGCCTGGGCAGTTATGGATAAAACGTGTTGTTCTCGAAATGGGCGGAAAAGATGCTGTTGTAGTTGATGAAACAGCCGATCTTGATGCTGCAGCTGAAGGATGTGTTGCCAGCGCCTTTGGGTTCCAGGGGCAAAAATGTTCTGCCGGATCCCGTATAATCGCCGTTAAGGAGATATACGACGAACTCCTTGAAAAAGTCGTTGAAAGGACAAAAAAGATAAAGATCGGTGATGTGAGAGACCCAGAAAATTGGCTTGGCCCGGTTGTGAACCAGTATGCCGAGAGGAAGATTTTAAGCTATATAGAAATTGGTTCGACAGAAGGCAGAATCGTTTATGGCGGCAAGAAAGTGAAGAGTCTTCCCGGATATTTCGTTGAACCAACTATAATTGCTGATGTAGATAGAAATGCACGGGTAGCTCAGGAAGAAATCTTTGGACCGGTAACAGCCTTTATAAAAGCAGAGAATTTTGATGATGCGATGGTAATAGCGAATGGAACCGAGTATGGCCTTACGGGTGCTCTTTATACCAAAAGGCGTGAAAGGATAGAGACAGCTAAAAGAGTGTTTCACGTTGGAAATCTGTACTTCAACAGAAAATGTACCGGAGCTCTTGTTGGAGTTCATCCCTTCGGTGGCTTCAACATGTCTGGAACGGATTCGAAGGCTGGCGGAAGGGATTATCTGTTACTATTTTTGCAGGCTAAATCGATATCCGAGAAGATAAATCTGTAAAGCTAATAAAAACGCCACCCGGATCGGGTGGCGTTTTTGGTTTTCAGTTTTAATCTCAAATTAGAATATGTATGCGATAGCTCCTGACCAATAGTATCCACCTATACCGTATCCACTTGTGGAGGTAAGTAAAAAATTGTCACCAATCAAGGTTTTGAACGTTATGCCAGCGCCAAGAACAAGAGATGTACCGCTAAAATTGAAGGATAAACCAGCCCCTGCACCGAGATAAACTTTTGCCAGTTTGGTTCCGAGATTGTATTCATAAATTTTGAAGGGAGTGTAGTTGGCAGAGATACCTAACCCATTTCCAAGTGCTCCCATCAGGACGGTATGCCCTTCTCCAAAATCTGCGAGATTGTAGGTTAATGTAAGACCTCCGACGATTCCAACAACATCTCCAACCCCACCAACACCCGCGAAGTAATTCGCAAAAGCAAAGCTTGCCAGAGAGAGGATTAATACCAATGCCAAAATTGTTCTCATACCTTCACCTCCAAAAAAGCATATAGATATGAGCATTATAACAAACATTTCATAAATTATTATAGAAAAGCTTGGAATGGCTACGCCGTTGATACTTAGATTCGCTTCGCTCATTATCGTTGTCGGTTGTGGGTTGTAGGTTGTTCGTAACAATCGAGAATCGAGATTCGAGATAGCCGCTTCGCGGCGGATACGAATCCCTTCGGGATTGTTGCGAACTCCTTCGGAGTTGACCCGAACTGCTGCGCAGTTGGCATTGCTTAAAATAGAATTACAGACAAAGGATTGTCATTCCGTACATGATTCGGAATCTGAAATTTTTCTAAGGATGAGATCCTGAATCAAGTTCAGGATGACGGATAGAGTTAGGGGTGACATATGGACTGTACCTTTTTTTGAGGCGTACCCCCGGCATAGCCGGTTTTCCCCTTGCAATGCCAGGCTTTTCCATAACGCAGCCAAGCTTACCTGCTGACAGTGTGCTTACTGATTCTTGGTTTTTATTTACTTACTCTCGGGCTCTCGGATTCTCGATTCTCGGTCACCAAATCTCACTCCATGTTATAATCATCAAAAAAATGAGGAGGTGTTTTCTTATGAAGAAAAGAAATCTAATATATGGCCAATCTGGCGGAGTGACATCTGTGATAAACGCTTCAGCATACGGTGCTATAATTGCAGCCATCAACAACCCTATGGTTGAGAATGTTTACGCTGCTCTGAACGGGATAAAGGGAATACTGGAAGAAAGAATAATCGATTTGAAAGCCGAATCAAAGGATGAGATTGAAAAGATTGCTTTTACTCCTGGAGCAATCTTTGGCTCTTGCAGGACAAAGCTCAAAACTGAAGAAGATTTCGAGCGGTTGTTCAAAGTCTTTGACGCATACGATATAGGTTATTTTCTATACAATGGCGGGAACGACTCTATGGAAACCGCTTATCAAATAGCGTTAAAAGCACAGGAATACGGCTATCCGCTGAAAGTAATAGGAATCCCCAAGACTGTTGATAATGACCTTATGTATACTGACCATTGTCCCGGTTATGGCTCCGCAGCAAAATTTACAGCCATATCAATTCTTGAAGCTACAAGAGATCTGGAGTCAATGCATACCGACTCGACTCAGGTTTTCATACTAGAATCCATGGGACGCTATGCCGGTTGGCTTGCTGCTTCAGGGATTCTTGCAAGTATAAATGGAGAACGCGGCCCTCAAATCTTTCTTCTACCGGAGGTACCCTTCAATGAAGAGAAATTTCTGTCGAAAGTTGAGGAAGTCATAAGAAGAGACGGATATTGCAGCATTGTTGCTGCTGAAGCTTTAAAAGACTCTGAAGGAAATTACATTTCGACAGAAGATTATACCGACGCATTTGGCAATATCCAGCTTGGAAAGATAGGTATTTACCTGCAAAAGTTGATACGACAAAATCTCGGCAGAAAGGTTCATACAGCTCTTCCGGATTATCTCCAGCGGTCTTCTAGACACATAGCCAGCTTGACAGATTGGGAGGAAGCCATCGGAGTTGGAGCTGCTGCGGTTAAATTTGCGGTTGATCAAGGACTAAGTGGTGTTATGGTGTCGATAGTAAGAGATTTAGATAGTCCATACTTGAAGCACTATGAGCCTGTCAGTTTAGAAGGGATAGGTGGAAAGGTTAAGTATCTGCCAGAAGAGTATATCTCCCCGGATGGTTTTGGTGTCACCGAAAAGTTCGTCGAATACGTAAGACCTTTGATACAGGGCGAAGCTCCCAACCATTACCTTCGAGGGATACCGGTATATGCAAATCTGAAAAAAGTTCCAGTAAAAAGAAAATAAAAAACGGGAGTCAAAAGACTCCCGTTTTCATAATGTAAGCTTTTTACCTCTCTTTTTCAAAATCAAATCCTCGTGAGAACACTGCTATGCAAGCTTTTACAGCCTCAGGGTCGTAGAGGTTACCTGAATTTGTGGTGATCTCCTCTAAAGCTTTAGCTATACCAAGTGCCGGACGATAAGGTCTGTGGAACGCCATGGCTTCAACAACATCTGACACTGCTAGTATCTTCGCTTCTGTGAGAATTTGGTTACCCTTCAAGCCATTAGGATAACCGGATCCATCTATTCGTTCATGATGCTGGAGCACAATCTCAGCTATGGGCTGGGAAAATTCCACGTCTTTTAATATTTCAAATGCAGTTTGTGGATGGTTTCTTACAATTCCGAGTTCAAATTTATTCAGTTTGTCAGGCTTGTTCAAGATATCTGTCGGTATGGATATCTTGCCAATATCATGTAAAAGACCAGCTATACGAACAGCCTCAATTTGTTCTTCTGACAGGTTCATTTCTCTGGCAATAGCGCAGGCAAGCTGACTTACGCGTCGTTGATGACCAGAAGTGTAGGCATCTCTCATTTCAATTACCAATCCTATTGTTTCAACAACGGAATCCAGGGTTCTCTGTACCTTTTTATAGCTTTTTTCGAGTTCTTTGTTTCTTTCTTCTAACTGAAGCATTCCATCTTCCAATTTCTTGATCAATCTCTCGTTGTATTTCTTAAGATATACAATCTCTTCCTTATTTACTACCTTGTTGTTTGAAGGTTTTACTTTATGGTTCTGAATAACTTCTTTTATTATCTCAACAAAAGTAGCTGGTTCTAATGGCTTGACAACAAACCTATCGACTCCAAGGCTGAGGGCGAATTTTCTATCTTCTGGATCGGTGTAGGCAGCGGTATAAAGTATAAAAGGGATTTCTTTTAATCTATCATCCATTTTCACCCTGCGACATAATTGAAAACCATCCATCTCGGGCATCAAAATATCGGAAATTACCACGTCAAAATCCTGTTCGGCCAATTTCTCCAGAGCTTCAACACCATTCTGGGAAGATTCAACTTCATAACCATAGCTCTTGAACAAAGTCTCTAACATATAGATATTTTCTTTGTTATCATCAACAGCCAGAATTTTCATGTTTATCACTTTCCTTATTTTCGAAAAGATATTTCTCTATTTCTGGTATGAAATTCTCAGGAAAAAATGGTTTCTTGATGTATCCAACACAGCCGATGGCAAGCGCCTTTTCTTCATCTGCTGGCATGGCGTAAGAAGTTACAGCGACTATTGGAATATGACTAATCTCGTCTATACTCTTTATCCGCTTCGCCACCTCGTAGCCATCTAACTCAGGGAGCTGTATATCCAGGAGGATAAGGTCAGGTTTCTTCTCTATAGCTTTTTTTATCCCTTTGATCCCATCGATGGCTGTAATGACCTCATATCCTTTACTTTCAAGAAGAAAGGTTATTAAATACAGATTCTGTTCGTTATCATCTATCACCAGTACTTTTTTCTTCATGATTATTCTCCTCCACAGATTTGAGCGGCAGGGTGAATGTAAATGTAGAACCTTTACCGTATTCGCTCTCAACCCAGATTTCACCGCCCAACAATGTCACAAGCTTTTTGGAAAGATAAAGCCCCAGCCCAGCACCTTGGTACCTGCGCCGTGCCGAACCACTTATCTGTCGAAATGCTTCAAATAATGTTTCCATATCTTCTTCCTTTATCCCTTTTCCTGTATCAGAAACGCTGATTTTCAGTTTATCTCCATCTACCTCGCATTTTATCCTTATCTCGCCCTTCTCCGTGAATTTAATCGCGTTACTGACCAGATTCAGGAGAATCTGGAAAACCCTCGTTTTATCACTGTAGACCTCTGGAATCTCGTCAGGTATTTCTGTTATTAACTTCACTTCTTTTTTAGAAATCAACGGCGAAACATTTTGTACAACTTCAGAAATAACGTCTTTAATATTGAATCTATCCTTAGAAAAACTCATTTTACCAGCTTCAATCTTGGAGATATCCAGGATATCGTTTATCAGATTTAAGAGGTGTATTGAAGAACTGTGAACCATAGAGAGTTGCTTCCTCTGCTCCTCGTTGATGTCTCCTGAAATGCCCTGCAAAATCATGCTAACGAACCCAATAATAGAGTTGAGAGGGGTTCTCAACTCATGACTCATAGTAGCAAGAAATTCGGATTTAAGACGTTCTAACTCTTTGATCTTTATATTATCTTGTTCCATAGTTTTTATCATCTTCCTTGCGTTTGTGAGAATAGCAAAATACGTTAGGAGAATAACGGTGAGGAATGTGGCAGCAATAATAATCGAAATGAGCAGGGCCAATTTTTTTATATGAGCGTAGATAATATCATTAAGTATGCTGGCAACCAGAAAGGCATCCGTATCTCCTATTTTCATAGTATACCATGTTATTTTCTCATTTGAACCCAACGTATCGTCTTTGAGAACGTCAAATGTTTTTCCTTTTGATGAAATGTATTTTGAATTAGTTGCGATATAGATCTCATATACAATATTTCCTGTATTGATTTCATCTAAGAGTTTTGTCATGTCAAAAGAAACAAAGTCATAACCTATAATTGTGTCGGCTTCGCGTATTGGAGAACATACATTGACAACAATCGATTGATTCTCAAATTCTATATCTAAAGATGTTTCTGACACGTCTTCACAACTTATTGCTTTTTCCATGTTTGAATCTCCAACAGAAGCAATGATGTTTCCCGAGACAACTCGAGTAGCACTTTTCAAATTCCGGAGTGTACTAGCTCCATCGAGATATTTCGGTGAAGTGTATTCTTGAAGTTCCTTGAGGGTGATGTTACCACCGAGATATTCAACTATCATCTTCCTGATCATAGTACGGCTGGAAAGGCTTTCTGCTCCCTCGATACAGCGTTCAAGGAAACTCTCAACAGTTTTCTCGGATAATTTGGCGTTGTTTGAGAAGCTCTCATGGACTTCTTTTGTAAGTTCATTTTTCATTGGCAGGTATATCCCAAATAGTATAGCGAATAATATGATCAGCAAAGAAAGAAGTAGACTCAATCTGAAGATGTTCAACAACTTATTCATAGAACGCCTCCAGGCAATTAAACGAAAAGAAGAACATTTAAATAATGACAATGTCATCCAAAGGATGATTTTGTATGGGAACAAGACAATCTCCCCGTACATTTTGACTAACCGCGAATATATAAAGGGTCATGCTGTTTTCAATGACCTTCCATCTTGCCTTTAAGTTGGTTAAAAGTATGTGCTTTGAATTCGTTATATACAATTAATTATATGTTTTTGTCATTATGTTCCCCTTTCATTGATATTATATTTGTTCATATGATTGTGTTTTATTATTTCATTAGTATTACTTATTCATTCGTATGATTGGTTCATTGGATTTAGTATAAAATCTGGGAGTATGTTAAGGGTCTGAAATTTTCTGTGTACCTGATTTGTTAGAATTAAAGTCGGTTTTATCAATAAAAATAACCCTCCACTCTGCAAAGTTGTATGTGGTCAAATAAAATTGACCCCCCAGGGCCATAG is a genomic window containing:
- a CDS encoding HD domain-containing phosphohydrolase codes for the protein MKILAVDDNKENIYMLETLFKSYGYEVESSQNGVEALEKLAEQDFDVVISDILMPEMDGFQLCRRVKMDDRLKEIPFILYTAAYTDPEDRKFALSLGVDRFVVKPLEPATFVEIIKEVIQNHKVKPSNNKVVNKEEIVYLKKYNERLIKKLEDGMLQLEERNKELEKSYKKVQRTLDSVVETIGLVIEMRDAYTSGHQRRVSQLACAIAREMNLSEEQIEAVRIAGLLHDIGKISIPTDILNKPDKLNKFELGIVRNHPQTAFEILKDVEFSQPIAEIVLQHHERIDGSGYPNGLKGNQILTEAKILAVSDVVEAMAFHRPYRPALGIAKALEEITTNSGNLYDPEAVKACIAVFSRGFDFEKER
- a CDS encoding response regulator, whose product is MKKKVLVIDDNEQNLYLITFLLESKGYEVITAIDGIKGIKKAIEKKPDLILLDIQLPELDGYEVAKRIKSIDEISHIPIVAVTSYAMPADEEKALAIGCVGYIKKPFFPENFIPEIEKYLFENKESDKHENSGC
- a CDS encoding sensor histidine kinase, coding for MNKLLNIFRLSLLLSLLIILFAILFGIYLPMKNELTKEVHESFSNNAKLSEKTVESFLERCIEGAESLSSRTMIRKMIVEYLGGNITLKELQEYTSPKYLDGASTLRNLKSATRVVSGNIIASVGDSNMEKAISCEDVSETSLDIEFENQSIVVNVCSPIREADTIIGYDFVSFDMTKLLDEINTGNIVYEIYIATNSKYISSKGKTFDVLKDDTLGSNEKITWYTMKIGDTDAFLVASILNDIIYAHIKKLALLISIIIAATFLTVILLTYFAILTNARKMIKTMEQDNIKIKELERLKSEFLATMSHELRTPLNSIIGFVSMILQGISGDINEEQRKQLSMVHSSSIHLLNLINDILDISKIEAGKMSFSKDRFNIKDVISEVVQNVSPLISKKEVKLITEIPDEIPEVYSDKTRVFQILLNLVSNAIKFTEKGEIRIKCEVDGDKLKISVSDTGKGIKEEDMETLFEAFRQISGSARRRYQGAGLGLYLSKKLVTLLGGEIWVESEYGKGSTFTFTLPLKSVEENNHEEKSTGDR